The DNA region CTCGGGCACAGAATAGCAGGCTCGGCCGCCGCAGCGGCAGATCATCGAAGTACATAGCATCCGCCATGTATGGCCACGCGGCCTTGTTTTTAATGTAAGGAAAGTGCCGCGCAATTGCCGCCCGCATTCCCGGCCCATCCTGCAGATCGTAATCCCATACGCTGTCAAACGGCGTGTAGAGCAGTAGACAGACCGCGGCCAGCATATCTAGATTGAACAGCGACAGCCGGTAAGGATTACGCGTCGTCAGCTCATGCGGAAAAGCTCCGTCGGCGTTGATCTGGGCACGAATCGTAACCGACTTATAGTGGTGACGCAGTTCGCTCAGCGGCGCATCGTCAGCATTTGGCAAAAGCTCAAGATGCAACCGTGTGAAGGCAATCGTCTGCAGCAGCCACGAACTTCCATGATGGTCCTTCTGGTCGCGTGCAAGGCCTCCAAGTTGAGAGGTGGTGAGCCATTCGAAGTAAGCGCCAAACCACTTTGTCAGACCGTCCAGATCTGCCTTCGTGAATGCCTCCGCATCAGCCAGAAAGATAATTGCCTGCGCCACCTCCGCCAGATGGACGGTCTCCAGAATTCCCTCGAAGCGTCCCACTTTGGCAGGAAGAACAATCCCCGCATACAGAAGGTCCGGCGTCATGCTCGTATCGGGAGTGACAAACCACGCGCGAAGATGGCGAAGCGCCTGTTCTGCATAGCGCTCTTCTTTCGTCAGTACAAATGCTGCCGTAAGTGCGGGAACCCAAATGCTGAGATCGAGCAGGGCATCGCGATGAGCGGTAAATGCCGCAGGATTTGCCGCTCCCTGACGTTCTACATACGCTCCGGCGGGATTGGGCCAGTAGTCATCGGCCTCAGAGTAGAAATCATGAAGCGTCCCCGGACTGCGCTTGCAAGCCAATGCCGTAATCGGCACAGGAGAAATCGTAAGATAATTCTGCGCCTCCGTGAGGACGCGGCCGTGGTCAATCGCAGCGACGTTTGGGCGCGCAGTAGACGTCTGCGCCCCAAGCGTCCGCGGCAAAATTATGCCCGCAGTAAAAAATTCAGCGGCCTGGGTACAAAAAATCCTGCGACTTATCGACATGGCGTCAGCCTTCTTGTGCGGAAGAGTATCACGGACTGGAACACAAGGAGATTTCAGTGTCCACGCGGAAAGAACGTCGTAAACGATAGGATGATATAGAGAAACCATGTCGATTCGATCTACACTTCTAGCTGCGCTTTGTCTTTTCTGCTATATATCAGCGGCCCTTGCCGCCGAGCGCAAGGTGCAGATTTGCGTTCAGGACGAGCGCGGAGACCCCATCTCCGGTGCACTGGTGCAGGTCCAGACCGGTTTGGCGGATGAGGTTTCGAGTAGCGCTGACGGGTGCGTATCCATCACCGCAGAACCCGGGGCAAAGGTACGGATCAGCCATGCTGGATTTGCCGACGTTGTTGAATCTGTCGGGAATCAATCTCAATTGACCGTCGTAATGCGTGTAGCGGGAGTCACTCAAAAGGTTGAGGTGACAGCGGCGCGAATGCCGTTGGCGCTCGATGCCAGCGCCAGCAGCGTGCGCACGATGACTGCCGAGCAGCTTCACGAGGCACCCGGCTTTACCCTGGATGATCAACTTCGCCAAGTCGTCGGATTTCAACTCTTCCGTCGGACCAGCTCGTGGGTTGCGAACCCGACGACACAGGGGACCTCGTTGCGTGGGCTCGGCTCTACGGCGGTCAGTCGAACGCTCGTTTTGATCGATCAGGTTCCTCTCAACGATGCTTTTGGCGGATGGATTCACTGGAACGAAATTCCGCAGTTGGCCGTGCGCGATGTCGAACTGATGCGGGGCGGGGCGTCGGACCTCTATGGTTCAAGCGCCATCGGTGGCGTGATCGACGTCGTGCCTGTGGTTCCACAGCATTTTGCTTATGCGGCGGATGTATCAGGCGCAAGCGAAGCGACGTCCAACCTCAATGCTCTCCTCAGCGCAGACAGACATGGCTGGAGCGGGCTCGGCGCAACGACGCTGTTTCGGACTGATGGGTATATTCTCACCGCTCCGGCAGTACGTGGCCCTATCGATGTAGCTTCTAACGTTCACTCACAGAGCGGTCGCGCTGAGGTTCGTCGTGCTCTAGGCAGTGACGGCAATATATTTCTGCTCGGAAATATTCTGAACGAAGCACGCAATAATGGCACCCCTTTACAGACAAACGGCATGCGCTTGTGGCGATATGTCGCCGGGGCAAACTGGTCTCCCGCCGATGCTGGCCGATTCCTGTTGCGGGTCTATGGATCTGATCAAAACTACCGGCAGAGCTTCTCTTCGATTGCCGCGAACCGGGCCTCGGAGAAACTGACAAATCTGCAAAGAGTTCCGTCGCAGCAGGTTGGCGGAGCGGTGCAGTGGGCGCGCGGTTATAGCCAGTTCACTGTAGTTGCGGGGGGCGATCTGCTGGATACGCGTGCTACTGACAACGAGACCTCAGTCAAGAGTGGCATTGACCAGCCTACCGTGAGCATCAGCGCCCGGCAGCGCGGGGACGGCATTTATGGCGAAGTCCTGTGGCAGCCCTCAAGCTGGTCAATCGCCTTCTCTTCGCGACTCGATCGCTTTGGAAATTTCGATGCGAAGCAGGTGAGCAGCGGGACATCAGCGCCGCTTCCGGGCATACAGGAGACAGTCTTTGACCCGCGGCTGGGCATTGTGAAGAAAGTAGCTGGCGGTCTGTCGCTTACTGCCTCAGGTTTTCGGGCATTTCGCGGACCTAGTCTGAACGAGCTGTACCGGAAGTTTCAGGTCGGCCAGCAGATCACACTGGCCAACGGCAATCTAAGATCGGAGCGGGCGACTGGGTTCGAGACTGGTGCTCTGATGGACCTTTCCCGCTGGGGATCGGTGCGCGGCAGCTATTTCTGGACCCAGGTAAACCGTCCGGTTGCCTCTGTCGCGCTGAGTTCCACGCCTACAACCCAATTATTGCAGCGTCAAAATCTGGGCCAGTTGGAGAGTCGCGGACTCACCGCCGAGTTTGAACTCGAGCCTGTTTCGTTTCTCTCGCTTACCGGCGGGTACCAGTATGCCGTCTCGACGGTCACAAAGTTTCAGGCTGATCCGACGCTCGTGGGCAAGTGGACTGCCGAGGTGCCTCGAAACACAGCCACGCTTCAAACCCGGCTTCAGAAGCAGGGACTTGGCACCTTAAGCGTTGCCCTGCGCACCAGTGGACAAGCATTTGACGACTCGGCCAACCAGTTCAAGCTGGACGGCTATGCCCAGATCGATCTGTACGCGGAACACGCCTTCGGGCGCAGATGGCAGATTTACAGCTCGGTGCAAAATCTTTTGAATAGTGAAGTTCAGGCAGGGCGCACCCCGCTCCTTACGCTAGGTGCTCCGAGACTATTGTCGGTCGGGGTACGACTTCACTAAGCGTCCAACGACCAAGCTTTCAAAACCACTTGCCGTAATCTGAATACTCACATATGTCATTGATAGATTCCCACGCACATCTCGATTTCTATACTGAAGACAGAGAAGAAGTTCTCCATCGGGCGTACGCCGCGGGAGTTAATACGATTCTTGCTATTGGTATCGGCGAAGGCCCTGCCTTTATGCATCAGGCGCTCGAAATCGCTCACGCGAGTGCAGGCAAGCCAAAGATATATGCGAGCGCCGGTATTCATCCTCAGGAAGCGGCGAACGCCAATGAAGAGGCGCTTACTAAACTGACCAGTTTGGCCGCCGATCCAAAATGCGTTGCCATCGGAGAGATCGGGCTCGACTATTACCACGTTGAAAATCCTGAACCTGCGATACAGAAGAAGGCTTTCCTTGCCCAGATGGAGATAGCCGCAGCGGCTAAGAAGCCTATCCTCATCCATTGCCGCACCAGCGAGCTGGCCAGCCCGGAAGCCAAAGCTAAATTCGGGGCCGCAGACGCCTGGGAAGACCTGCTTACGCTCCTCGCCGCCCACTGGACGCCACACAAACTCGGCGGCATTATGCACTGCTTCTCCGGCACCGTCGAACAGGCGCAGCGCTCGCTCGATGCTGGATTTTATCTCTCGTTCGCGGGTAATCTGACCTATCCGAAGTCCCAGTCCATTCGAGACGCCGCAGCGATGGCCCCCGGCGACCGCATCCTGATAGAGACTGACGCTCCTTTTCTATCGCCGATTCCTCACCGGGGCCATCGTAACGAACCTGCCCTGGTCACGCACACCGCCGAAACCCTTGCTGCCCTTCGGGGCATCTCATCAGATGAGTTGGCAATGATCACAACTGAAAACTTCCACCGGCTCTTTCCCACAACGGCCTGACATAATAGAAGAGGACAGAGGAAAAATATGGCATCCGACAACAGCTTCGATGTAGTCAGCAAAGTAGAACTTCAGGAAGTCAAAAATGCTATCGACCAGGCCAGCAAAGAGGTCCACGCACGCTTCGATCTCAAGGATTCCAAGTCGACGATCGAACTGGAAGGTACAGAAGCCATCCAACTGGCGTCGCAGAGCGAGTACACGCTGAAGGCAGTCATCGAGATCCTCTCGCAGAAGCTGGTGAAGCGCGGCGTCTCGCTCAAGAACCTTGAGTACGAGAAGATTGAGCCGGCAGCGAACTCCAGCGTCCGTCAGAAGATCAAGCTGGTTCAGGGGATCCCTTCCGAGAAGGCCAAGCAGATCGTGGCGCTCATCAAGGAGTCGAAGAAGAAGGCGCAGGCCAGCATCCAGGGCGACACTGTTCGCGTCGTGAGCAAAGATCGCGATGTTCTTCAGGATGTGATGGCGCTTCTCCGCGGCAAAGACCTCGGCGTCGACCTGCAATTCACCAACTTCCGCTCGAACTAACCGTGCATCCTGATACCCTTAGATACGAGTGAGTACCCTCTCCATCGCGACTGCAGCCGAGGTCTTCGATCTTCTGCGTGACGATCTTGCCGCCATTGAGCGCGAGTTTGCCACGCAGTCAGCCTCGAACGTTGCCGTCATTACGGATATCGCCCAGTACCTCATCTCAGGCGGCGGCAAACGCATCCGTCCTCTTCTGCTGCTGCTCTCGGCCAAGGCACTGGACTGTACCAGTCATAGCCGCATCCGGCTCGGCGCAGTAGTCGAGATGCTGCACACGGCAACCCTCGTTCACGACGATATTATCGACGAGGCTGATACACGGCGGGGACGCCCCTCTTCTAATACGACCTGGGGCAATTCAAAGTGTGTGCTTGCGGGTGACTGGCTCTACATGCAGTCTTTTGCCACGGCACTTGAAGAACGTAACTTCCGCGTGCTCGACCTGCTGATCTCGCTGACCCAGCAGATGGTCGAAGGCGAACTGCTCCAGATTGAGAAGCTCGGCCACCTCATCAATGAAGAAGAGTATTTTGATCTCATCTTCCGCAAGACTGCCTGCCTCTTCAAGGTCTCAATGCAACTTGGAGCGGCTATTACACGGGTGGGCGACGAGGTGGAGTCTCAGTTAGGTGAATATGGACGCAACCTCGGCCTTGCCTTCCAGATCGTTGATGACGTTCTGGATCTGACGGCTGCCGAAGATGTGCTTGGCAAACCGGTGGCTTCGGACCTGCGTGAAGGAAAAGCAACCCTTGCCGTGATTCACGCGCTCGAGCGCGGTACGGGCGCCGACCGCGAAGCCATCCGCACCGTGCTGGCGGATCGGAGTTTCGAGAATGCCTCCCATCCGCAGATCCTCGAAATTCTGCATCGTCACGGCTCGATTGATTACGCCATGGATACTGCATGCGCATATGCCGAAGCGGCCCGGCTTAGCATCGCCGACCTGCCGGACTCCGAAGCCAAACGGGCGCTCCTTTGGGTGCCGGGCTTCGTCACGACCAGAGACCGATAGACCGCGTGATGAATAGGCTGCGAAGCAAGACAGCCGCGCTTCACGGCAACCTTCACATAGCCAGCAGATGTGAATTATTCAGAACCATTGCTTCTTCTGCCATTGCCAGACATCCTCACGTAAACTGGCAAAGGAATTGAGGATAGGGATGACGAAGATTTCGCTTGGGCTGGTTGGCGGTTTGGCCTTGATGTGCTGCATGAATACAGTGCCGTTGAGTGCTCAGATTCAACTTCCTCCCGCAGCCACGGCGGCGCCACAGTCGGTGGCTGATCGCAGCAAAGCCTTGAGTGCGCTGTTTGACGAGATATGGCAGGACAAGCTGAAGCACTCGCCGGAGTATGCTTCTTATCTCGGCGATAAGCGGTATAACGATCAGCTTACGGACTACTCCGTGCAGGCGGTGAATGCTTCGCTTGCGCGTGGACGCGGGTTTATCGAGAAGCTTGGAATGATCGATACCACCGGTTTGACGGACCAGGAGAAGTTATCCGCTGAGCTGATGATGCGGTCGCTGATCGATGACCAGGAGGCGGCGAAGTTCAAAGGGTGGGAGATGCCGGTCAACCAGTTCAGCGGCTTTCACACGGACTTGGCACAGATGCCGACCGACCTGAGCTTCGATTCTGTGAAGGACTACGACGATTACATTTCACGGTTGCAGAAGGTGCCTACTGCCTTTTCGCAGATTACGGCGAACATGCAGTTGGGGATTGAAGATGGGCGGATGCCGCCTGAGTATCTGCTGGAGAAGGTGCTGGTGCAGGGGCAGACTCTGGCCAATCAAAAGCCGGAGGACAGCCCGTTTGCATTGCCCTTGAAGAAGTTTCCCAAAACGATCAGCGTTGCCGACCAGAAGCGCATCTCCGGCGATCTGTTGAATGTGATTACGACGGATGTACTGCCTTCTTATCAGCGTTTCGCGAGATTCATGAAGGCGGATTATGTTCCGAAGGGGCGTAAGGACCCGGGGGCATGGGCTCTCCCCGATGGGGATGCCTACTATGCGTTTCGCATCCGCCAAAGCACGACACTGAATAAGTCGGCGGCGGAGATTCATCAGATCGGGCTCGATGAGGTGAAGCGCGATGAGGCGGAGATGCTCGCGATTGTGCATAAGCTGGGCTTCGCTGACCTGAAGAGCTTCAATGCGGCCTTAAAGACGAATCCGAAGGAGCATCCTACCTCGAAGGAGCAGTTGCTCGACGCATTCCGCGGATACATCGCTCAGATGCAGCCTAAGCTCCCGGAGCTTTTCGGCACTCTGCCGAAGGCAAAGCTGGAGGTTATCGAGATGCCGTCGTATATCGCCAAGGACCAGGCAGAGGCGTTCTATGATCAGGGCAGCGCGGATGGGAAGCGCCCCGGCAAGGTCGATGTGAACACCTACAACTTTGCGGAACGGTCTCTGGCCGGAGTCGAGGCTGTTGCGTATCACGAAGGGATTCCCGGGCACCACCTGCAGATCTCTATCGCGCAGGAGTTGACCGGTTTGCCGGAGTTCCGCAAGCAGTCTTACTACACCGCATATACCGAGGGCTGGGCGCTTTACAGCGAGCGACTGGGCAAAGAGATCGGATTTTACCAAGACCCTTACAGCGATTACGGGCGTTTGGAGGCGGACATCTGGCGGGCGATCCGGCTGGTGGTCGATACCGGAGTCCATTCGCAGCACTGGACGCGGCAGCAGATGGTCGACTACTTCCACGAACATACGGCGATGGACGATACCAACATTCAGGCCGAGGTTGACCGTTACATTGCCTGGCCGGGACAGGCGCTGGGATACAAGATGGGGCAGTTGAAGATCCTCGAACTGAGGGAGCGCGCGAAGACTGCTTTGGGGACGAAGTTCGACATCAAGGCGTTCCATGATGAGGTGCTGGATTCAGGCG from Edaphobacter paludis includes:
- a CDS encoding YajQ family cyclic di-GMP-binding protein — its product is MASDNSFDVVSKVELQEVKNAIDQASKEVHARFDLKDSKSTIELEGTEAIQLASQSEYTLKAVIEILSQKLVKRGVSLKNLEYEKIEPAANSSVRQKIKLVQGIPSEKAKQIVALIKESKKKAQASIQGDTVRVVSKDRDVLQDVMALLRGKDLGVDLQFTNFRSN
- a CDS encoding DUF885 domain-containing protein, with the protein product MTKISLGLVGGLALMCCMNTVPLSAQIQLPPAATAAPQSVADRSKALSALFDEIWQDKLKHSPEYASYLGDKRYNDQLTDYSVQAVNASLARGRGFIEKLGMIDTTGLTDQEKLSAELMMRSLIDDQEAAKFKGWEMPVNQFSGFHTDLAQMPTDLSFDSVKDYDDYISRLQKVPTAFSQITANMQLGIEDGRMPPEYLLEKVLVQGQTLANQKPEDSPFALPLKKFPKTISVADQKRISGDLLNVITTDVLPSYQRFARFMKADYVPKGRKDPGAWALPDGDAYYAFRIRQSTTLNKSAAEIHQIGLDEVKRDEAEMLAIVHKLGFADLKSFNAALKTNPKEHPTSKEQLLDAFRGYIAQMQPKLPELFGTLPKAKLEVIEMPSYIAKDQAEAFYDQGSADGKRPGKVDVNTYNFAERSLAGVEAVAYHEGIPGHHLQISIAQELTGLPEFRKQSYYTAYTEGWALYSERLGKEIGFYQDPYSDYGRLEADIWRAIRLVVDTGVHSQHWTRQQMVDYFHEHTAMDDTNIQAEVDRYIAWPGQALGYKMGQLKILELRERAKTALGTKFDIKAFHDEVLDSGALPMDVLDQRVTDWIAAQKK
- a CDS encoding TonB-dependent receptor — encoded protein: MSIRSTLLAALCLFCYISAALAAERKVQICVQDERGDPISGALVQVQTGLADEVSSSADGCVSITAEPGAKVRISHAGFADVVESVGNQSQLTVVMRVAGVTQKVEVTAARMPLALDASASSVRTMTAEQLHEAPGFTLDDQLRQVVGFQLFRRTSSWVANPTTQGTSLRGLGSTAVSRTLVLIDQVPLNDAFGGWIHWNEIPQLAVRDVELMRGGASDLYGSSAIGGVIDVVPVVPQHFAYAADVSGASEATSNLNALLSADRHGWSGLGATTLFRTDGYILTAPAVRGPIDVASNVHSQSGRAEVRRALGSDGNIFLLGNILNEARNNGTPLQTNGMRLWRYVAGANWSPADAGRFLLRVYGSDQNYRQSFSSIAANRASEKLTNLQRVPSQQVGGAVQWARGYSQFTVVAGGDLLDTRATDNETSVKSGIDQPTVSISARQRGDGIYGEVLWQPSSWSIAFSSRLDRFGNFDAKQVSSGTSAPLPGIQETVFDPRLGIVKKVAGGLSLTASGFRAFRGPSLNELYRKFQVGQQITLANGNLRSERATGFETGALMDLSRWGSVRGSYFWTQVNRPVASVALSSTPTTQLLQRQNLGQLESRGLTAEFELEPVSFLSLTGGYQYAVSTVTKFQADPTLVGKWTAEVPRNTATLQTRLQKQGLGTLSVALRTSGQAFDDSANQFKLDGYAQIDLYAEHAFGRRWQIYSSVQNLLNSEVQAGRTPLLTLGAPRLLSVGVRLH
- a CDS encoding polyprenyl synthetase family protein; translated protein: MSTLSIATAAEVFDLLRDDLAAIEREFATQSASNVAVITDIAQYLISGGGKRIRPLLLLLSAKALDCTSHSRIRLGAVVEMLHTATLVHDDIIDEADTRRGRPSSNTTWGNSKCVLAGDWLYMQSFATALEERNFRVLDLLISLTQQMVEGELLQIEKLGHLINEEEYFDLIFRKTACLFKVSMQLGAAITRVGDEVESQLGEYGRNLGLAFQIVDDVLDLTAAEDVLGKPVASDLREGKATLAVIHALERGTGADREAIRTVLADRSFENASHPQILEILHRHGSIDYAMDTACAYAEAARLSIADLPDSEAKRALLWVPGFVTTRDR
- a CDS encoding alginate lyase family protein; protein product: MSISRRIFCTQAAEFFTAGIILPRTLGAQTSTARPNVAAIDHGRVLTEAQNYLTISPVPITALACKRSPGTLHDFYSEADDYWPNPAGAYVERQGAANPAAFTAHRDALLDLSIWVPALTAAFVLTKEERYAEQALRHLRAWFVTPDTSMTPDLLYAGIVLPAKVGRFEGILETVHLAEVAQAIIFLADAEAFTKADLDGLTKWFGAYFEWLTTSQLGGLARDQKDHHGSSWLLQTIAFTRLHLELLPNADDAPLSELRHHYKSVTIRAQINADGAFPHELTTRNPYRLSLFNLDMLAAVCLLLYTPFDSVWDYDLQDGPGMRAAIARHFPYIKNKAAWPYMADAMYFDDLPLRRPSLLFCARAYARPEYADLWKTLPANTDIPALQRAFPIRQPLLWVTRPKP
- a CDS encoding TatD family hydrolase; this encodes MSLIDSHAHLDFYTEDREEVLHRAYAAGVNTILAIGIGEGPAFMHQALEIAHASAGKPKIYASAGIHPQEAANANEEALTKLTSLAADPKCVAIGEIGLDYYHVENPEPAIQKKAFLAQMEIAAAAKKPILIHCRTSELASPEAKAKFGAADAWEDLLTLLAAHWTPHKLGGIMHCFSGTVEQAQRSLDAGFYLSFAGNLTYPKSQSIRDAAAMAPGDRILIETDAPFLSPIPHRGHRNEPALVTHTAETLAALRGISSDELAMITTENFHRLFPTTA